The following are encoded in a window of Staphylospora marina genomic DNA:
- a CDS encoding NCS2 family permease: MTSWLARYFKFDEHGTNLRTEMLAGATTFFTMAYILLVAPSILGETGMDLGSVFVATALSAAIGTFLMGVIANFPLALAPGMGLIAYFAFAVVLGMNVPWQQALGAVFLSGVIFFVLTVTKVREAIINAIPESLKYAVSAGIGLFIAFIGLKNAGIIIASEATFVTFNADLTKKPEVLLTLFGLVVTSVLLVRKVKGAIFIGMAVTAVTGMITGLVDVPSTIFAMPPSMAPTFLKMDVAGALDLGLMTIVFAFLFVDLFDNAGTLVAVANQAGLIKNNKLPRAGRALFTDSIATMLGAVFGTSTVTSYIESSAGVASGGRTGMTSVVTALLFAVSLFFFPLVETLASVAAITSPALIIVGVFMAANLRKIEWDKLSESIPAFLTIILMPLSFSIANGIAAGFVLYPLCMLVAGEGKRVHPIIYVLGVLFVMRFIFLGAI; encoded by the coding sequence ATGACATCCTGGCTGGCTCGATATTTCAAATTCGATGAACACGGCACCAATCTGCGCACGGAAATGCTGGCGGGTGCCACCACGTTTTTCACCATGGCCTATATTTTGCTGGTGGCCCCGTCCATCCTTGGGGAAACCGGCATGGATCTCGGTTCGGTGTTCGTCGCGACGGCCTTGTCCGCCGCCATCGGCACGTTTCTCATGGGTGTGATCGCCAATTTCCCCCTCGCTCTCGCTCCGGGGATGGGCTTGATCGCTTACTTCGCCTTTGCCGTCGTTTTGGGCATGAACGTGCCCTGGCAGCAGGCGCTCGGAGCCGTGTTTTTGTCCGGTGTGATTTTCTTTGTGCTCACCGTCACCAAAGTACGTGAAGCAATCATCAACGCGATTCCGGAAAGTCTCAAATACGCGGTTTCCGCGGGCATCGGTCTGTTCATTGCGTTCATCGGCCTGAAAAACGCCGGGATCATCATCGCTTCCGAGGCCACCTTCGTCACCTTCAATGCGGATCTGACGAAAAAACCGGAAGTGCTGCTCACGCTGTTCGGTCTGGTGGTGACTTCCGTCTTGCTCGTTCGCAAGGTGAAAGGAGCCATCTTCATCGGAATGGCCGTGACCGCCGTGACCGGCATGATCACGGGATTGGTGGACGTTCCCTCGACGATTTTCGCCATGCCCCCGTCGATGGCCCCCACTTTCTTGAAAATGGATGTGGCCGGTGCCCTTGATCTCGGACTCATGACCATTGTTTTTGCGTTCCTGTTCGTCGACTTGTTCGACAATGCGGGCACCCTTGTGGCGGTGGCCAACCAGGCCGGGCTGATCAAAAACAACAAATTGCCCCGCGCCGGCAGGGCCCTGTTCACCGATTCCATCGCCACCATGCTGGGAGCGGTGTTCGGCACGTCCACGGTCACCTCGTACATCGAGTCGTCCGCGGGTGTCGCATCCGGAGGCAGAACCGGGATGACTTCCGTCGTCACGGCCCTGTTGTTTGCCGTATCGCTCTTTTTCTTCCCGTTGGTGGAAACCCTGGCCTCCGTGGCGGCCATCACCTCTCCCGCGCTGATCATCGTCGGCGTGTTCATGGCGGCCAATCTGAGAAAGATCGAATGGGACAAACTGTCCGAATCGATTCCGGCGTTTCTCACCATCATTCTCATGCCGCTTTCGTTCAGCATCGCCAACGGCATTGCCGCCGGATTTGTGCTCTATCCGCTTTGCATGCTGGTGGCCGGAGAAGGCAAACGGGTTCATCCGATCATCTATGTGTTGGGCGTGCTGTTCGTGATGCGTTTCATCTTCCTCGGTGCGATCTGA
- the purQ gene encoding phosphoribosylformylglycinamidine synthase subunit PurQ: protein MKFAVPVFPGSNCDIDCLRAVRDVLGEQATAVWHREEDLSEFDAIILPGGFSYGDYLRTGAIAQFSPVMEGVKKAAAEGKLVIGICNGFQILLESGLLPGAMLPNANLKFICNFQTLRVENNQTPFTLDYEEGEEIRIPIAHGEGNYYCDERTLKELKDGNRIVFTYAGENPNGSVGAVAGICNEAGNVLGLMPHPERAVLEWMGSTDGRRVFTSMLRWWKERMNGAA, encoded by the coding sequence ATGAAATTCGCCGTTCCCGTGTTTCCGGGTTCCAACTGCGACATCGATTGCCTCCGGGCCGTCCGGGACGTGCTGGGGGAGCAAGCGACCGCGGTGTGGCACCGGGAAGAGGATTTGTCCGAGTTTGACGCGATCATCCTGCCGGGCGGTTTCTCCTACGGGGATTACCTCCGTACGGGAGCCATCGCCCAGTTTTCGCCCGTGATGGAAGGCGTGAAAAAAGCTGCCGCGGAAGGCAAGTTGGTCATCGGGATTTGCAACGGATTTCAGATTTTGTTGGAGTCGGGGCTTCTTCCCGGAGCCATGCTGCCCAACGCCAATCTGAAATTCATTTGCAACTTCCAAACCTTGCGCGTGGAGAACAACCAAACCCCGTTCACGCTCGATTATGAAGAGGGAGAAGAGATCCGCATTCCCATCGCGCACGGGGAAGGCAACTACTATTGCGATGAACGGACGCTGAAAGAACTGAAGGACGGGAACCGGATCGTGTTCACGTACGCCGGGGAAAACCCCAACGGTTCCGTGGGTGCCGTTGCGGGGATCTGCAATGAAGCCGGCAACGTTCTCGGGCTCATGCCTCACCCGGAGCGTGCCGTACTGGAGTGGATGGGTTCAACCGACGGACGGCGGGTGTTTACCTCCATGCTTCGCTGGTGGAAGGAGAGGATGAACGGTGCGGCCTGA
- the purS gene encoding phosphoribosylformylglycinamidine synthase subunit PurS, which produces MFKATVYVTLKESVLDPQGKTVKDSLHALGYTRVRDARIGKRIELWLEGSDRSEAEQQVREMAEKLLANPVIENFTVELEEVQE; this is translated from the coding sequence ATGTTTAAAGCAACCGTGTATGTCACGCTGAAAGAAAGTGTACTGGATCCGCAAGGAAAGACGGTGAAAGACTCTCTGCACGCACTCGGTTACACCCGGGTGCGGGACGCACGCATCGGCAAACGCATCGAGTTGTGGCTGGAAGGAAGCGACCGGTCCGAAGCGGAGCAACAGGTGCGGGAGATGGCCGAAAAATTGCTGGCCAATCCGGTGATCGAAAACTTCACGGTCGAACTGGAGGAGGTGCAGGAATGA
- the purC gene encoding phosphoribosylaminoimidazolesuccinocarboxamide synthase translates to MKPGDLLYEGKAKQIFLTDDPELVRVKYKDSATAFNGEKKATLAGKGELNNRISAWFFRDLSEQGIPNHFVRMISPLEQLVKKVTIIPLEVVVRNVVAGSLSKRLGLSEGTPLESPVVEFYYKNDELGDPLLNEDHIFILKLAEPEMLRTIREMALKINERLTAVMKDKGIRLVDFKLEFGIDAQGNLVLADEISPDTCRFWDVSTGDRLDKDRFRRDLGDVVESYREIWNRLGGDRDV, encoded by the coding sequence ATGAAACCGGGTGATCTGCTGTACGAGGGCAAGGCGAAACAGATTTTCCTGACCGATGATCCCGAATTGGTCCGGGTGAAGTACAAAGATTCGGCGACCGCGTTCAACGGTGAAAAGAAAGCCACGCTTGCCGGAAAAGGAGAGCTCAACAACCGGATCAGCGCCTGGTTTTTCCGGGATTTGTCCGAACAGGGCATTCCCAATCATTTTGTGCGGATGATTTCTCCGCTGGAGCAACTGGTGAAAAAAGTGACCATCATTCCGCTGGAAGTGGTGGTGCGAAACGTGGTGGCCGGCTCCCTGTCGAAACGGCTGGGGCTCTCCGAGGGAACCCCGCTGGAGAGTCCGGTGGTGGAGTTTTATTACAAAAACGACGAGCTCGGAGATCCGCTGCTGAACGAAGATCACATCTTCATTCTGAAATTGGCGGAGCCGGAGATGCTCCGAACGATTCGGGAGATGGCGCTGAAAATCAATGAGCGGCTCACCGCAGTGATGAAAGACAAAGGGATCCGGCTGGTCGATTTCAAGCTGGAATTCGGGATCGACGCTCAGGGCAATCTGGTCTTGGCCGATGAAATTTCGCCGGATACGTGCCGGTTCTGGGACGTCTCCACGGGAGATCGCCTGGACAAGGACCGGTTCCGGCGGGATCTGGGCGATGTGGTGGAAAGTTACCGGGAAATCTGGAATCGCTTGGGAGGGGATCGGGATGTTTAA
- a CDS encoding peptidase MA family metallohydrolase — protein MPRSWKLRVWPVILCSLLWVTGFSMNADPEGADDQAEIRRMFSRMQQAINSGNLAAYLSSVDDRLPFYAAEQKRWFQDAVRFVDPGSFRVDVLNMERVGEAEWKVDVRRSWTRKGKPAGHTGPLMVRKTSEGWKHADFPFVTSNHGPVTIRMEDASLERYARIAKDVLTNALRAFGDRYDWNPRRVEVKLYRQPEHFRHSVKLSLPEWAGGWHEANQSIKLVVGTPGDEKWFARALVHELTHQMVSELTNDNAAYWLQEGAAMYYEVHLLPELKASHGLKLLEKTGAMSLEELKRVRLESLEGLDAYRYYLSAYAWFREETDNRGEQNWKRVFSRLKKHPYLDVDGDLKIPRTNLLTEEALHEADKPKQPERRAG, from the coding sequence ATGCCACGATCTTGGAAACTGCGGGTGTGGCCGGTGATCCTGTGCTCGCTCTTGTGGGTGACCGGATTCTCCATGAATGCCGATCCCGAAGGAGCCGATGACCAAGCAGAGATCAGACGGATGTTCAGCCGGATGCAGCAGGCGATCAACAGCGGAAATCTCGCCGCTTATCTGTCATCCGTGGATGACCGTTTGCCGTTTTACGCGGCGGAGCAAAAGAGATGGTTTCAAGATGCCGTTCGTTTCGTGGATCCCGGTTCTTTTCGGGTGGACGTGCTGAACATGGAACGGGTCGGCGAAGCTGAGTGGAAAGTGGACGTGCGCCGGAGCTGGACAAGGAAGGGGAAGCCCGCCGGGCATACGGGCCCGCTCATGGTCCGGAAAACTTCCGAAGGATGGAAACATGCCGATTTTCCGTTTGTCACATCCAATCACGGGCCGGTCACGATCCGGATGGAAGACGCTTCTTTGGAGCGGTACGCCCGGATCGCCAAAGATGTGCTGACCAACGCCTTGCGGGCATTTGGCGATCGGTACGACTGGAATCCCCGGCGGGTTGAGGTGAAGTTGTACCGGCAGCCGGAGCATTTCAGGCATTCCGTCAAACTTTCTCTCCCGGAATGGGCGGGTGGTTGGCATGAAGCCAATCAATCCATCAAACTGGTGGTGGGAACTCCCGGTGACGAAAAATGGTTTGCGCGTGCATTGGTTCATGAGCTGACGCATCAGATGGTCAGCGAGTTGACCAATGACAATGCCGCCTACTGGTTGCAGGAAGGGGCCGCCATGTATTATGAGGTTCATCTGCTCCCCGAACTGAAAGCATCGCACGGGCTCAAACTCTTGGAGAAGACCGGTGCCATGAGTTTGGAAGAGTTGAAACGCGTCAGACTGGAAAGCTTGGAAGGACTGGACGCGTACCGGTACTACCTGAGCGCTTATGCATGGTTCAGGGAAGAAACCGATAATAGGGGGGAGCAGAATTGGAAACGGGTGTTTTCCCGCTTGAAGAAACATCCGTATCTCGATGTGGACGGAGACTTGAAAATCCCCCGAACCAACCTGCTGACGGAAGAAGCGTTGCACGAGGCGGACAAACCGAAACAGCCCGAGAGAAGAGCCGGGTGA
- the guaA gene encoding glutamine-hydrolyzing GMP synthase: protein MDKPLERVIVLDFGGQYNQLIARRIRDLGVYSELLPYNTSAEEISRMNPKGIVFSGGPNSVYAEDAPKCDPAIFGLGVPILGICYGMQLIAHHFGANVERAQRREYGKAELDVVSDSPLFAGLDRTQVVWMSHSDVVIDPPAGFRVDGKTHSAPVAAMSDPAKRIYAVQFHPEVLHSVNGNEMIRRFLYDVCQCAGNWSMETFIEDTVAEIRKRVGKEKVLCALSGGVDSSVVAALIHRAVGDQLTCMFVDHGLLRKGEAEGVVRTFGEHFKMNLVKIDAKDRFLGKLKGVTDPEQKRKIIGNEFIRVFEEESAKFGDHRFLGQGTLYTDIIESGTATAHTIKSHHNVGGLPEDMKMELIEPLATLFKDEVRKVGEQLGLPAEIVWRQPFPGPGLAIRVIGEVTEDKLRIVRESDAILREEITLAGLDREIWQYFTALPDFKSVGVMGDVRTYAYTVGIRAVTSVDGMTADWARIPYDVLEKISTRIINEVEGVNRVVYDITSKPPSTIEWE from the coding sequence ATGGACAAACCGCTTGAACGCGTCATCGTTCTCGACTTCGGCGGGCAGTACAATCAGTTGATCGCCCGGCGGATCCGGGACCTGGGCGTGTACAGCGAGCTGCTTCCGTACAATACTTCGGCGGAAGAGATCAGCCGGATGAATCCCAAGGGCATTGTCTTTTCCGGCGGTCCCAACAGCGTGTATGCGGAAGACGCGCCCAAATGCGATCCGGCCATATTCGGTCTGGGGGTCCCGATTCTCGGAATTTGTTACGGGATGCAATTGATCGCGCATCATTTCGGTGCGAACGTGGAGCGCGCCCAGCGGCGTGAATACGGAAAGGCGGAGCTTGACGTGGTGTCCGACAGCCCGCTTTTCGCGGGATTGGATCGCACGCAAGTGGTCTGGATGAGCCACAGTGACGTGGTCATCGATCCGCCCGCCGGTTTTCGGGTGGACGGAAAAACCCATTCCGCTCCCGTTGCCGCGATGAGCGATCCCGCAAAAAGGATTTACGCCGTCCAGTTCCATCCGGAAGTCCTCCACTCGGTGAACGGCAACGAGATGATTCGCCGCTTTCTTTACGATGTCTGCCAATGCGCCGGCAACTGGAGCATGGAAACGTTCATCGAAGACACCGTGGCGGAGATCCGGAAGCGGGTCGGCAAGGAGAAAGTGCTGTGCGCGCTCAGCGGCGGCGTCGATTCCTCCGTGGTGGCCGCACTGATTCATCGCGCCGTGGGTGACCAATTGACCTGCATGTTCGTGGATCACGGGCTGCTTCGCAAAGGGGAAGCCGAAGGGGTCGTTCGCACGTTCGGGGAACACTTCAAGATGAACCTGGTGAAGATCGACGCCAAAGACCGCTTCCTCGGAAAATTGAAAGGGGTCACCGATCCCGAACAAAAGCGGAAAATCATCGGAAACGAGTTTATCCGCGTGTTTGAGGAAGAGTCCGCCAAATTCGGCGATCACCGCTTCCTGGGGCAGGGGACGCTGTACACCGACATCATTGAGTCGGGCACTGCGACGGCCCATACGATCAAATCGCACCACAACGTGGGAGGACTCCCCGAAGACATGAAGATGGAGCTGATCGAACCGCTGGCCACCTTGTTCAAGGACGAGGTTCGCAAGGTGGGCGAACAACTGGGCCTGCCGGCGGAAATCGTCTGGCGGCAACCGTTCCCGGGACCGGGTCTGGCCATCCGCGTGATCGGCGAAGTGACCGAAGACAAACTTCGCATCGTTCGGGAGTCGGATGCCATCCTGCGGGAAGAAATCACCCTGGCGGGACTCGATCGCGAGATTTGGCAGTATTTCACCGCCCTTCCCGATTTCAAGAGCGTCGGCGTGATGGGAGACGTCCGCACGTACGCCTACACGGTGGGGATCCGCGCCGTGACGTCCGTCGACGGCATGACGGCGGATTGGGCGCGCATTCCCTACGATGTGCTCGAGAAGATCTCCACCCGGATCATCAATGAGGTGGAAGGCGTCAACCGCGTCGTTTATGACATTACTTCCAAACCCCCGTCCACCATTGAGTGGGAATGA
- the purK gene encoding 5-(carboxyamino)imidazole ribonucleotide synthase, with translation MNMDRMNASSGAWPPGSVIGVLGGGQLGRMVILEGRKFGYRFVTLDPAEDCPGAQVADEHITGAYDDPIAGDLLAEKADLIVYEFENISPDVVRRLERQCPVPQGSVLLETTRHRIREKDALVAAGIPVAPYRRVTDRAGLNQAVNDIGLPAILKTATGGYDGKGQWRLASREDLDRLPDDLFAEGREFVLEGFVPFVKELSVVVARGIRGETAAFPPAVNLHRNGILHMSAVPAPLPEHVLREAVRLSEEAAKKLNVIGLLAVEMFCLADGSLLVNELAPRPHNSGHYTFDACETSQFEQFLRAVTGLPLGSPRLNGAAVMVNVLGDHAEAFFRGFANLPGRVKPHWYGKREAKAGRKMGHVTVLADSVEEALAWVDDAGIWPVLTEAEKRVMYEKALSTLTETGR, from the coding sequence ATGAACATGGATCGGATGAACGCTTCTTCCGGAGCATGGCCTCCCGGATCCGTCATCGGGGTATTGGGGGGCGGACAGCTCGGCCGGATGGTGATTCTCGAGGGTCGCAAGTTCGGCTACCGGTTCGTGACGCTGGATCCCGCCGAAGATTGCCCCGGAGCGCAGGTGGCGGACGAGCATATCACCGGAGCATATGATGACCCGATTGCGGGAGATCTCCTGGCGGAGAAGGCGGACTTGATCGTTTACGAGTTCGAGAACATTTCCCCCGACGTGGTTCGCCGGTTGGAAAGACAATGCCCGGTTCCTCAGGGCAGTGTGTTGCTGGAGACGACCCGGCATCGCATCAGGGAAAAGGATGCGCTGGTGGCCGCGGGAATTCCGGTCGCTCCGTACCGGAGGGTGACGGATCGGGCCGGTTTGAATCAGGCGGTGAACGACATCGGACTGCCGGCCATCCTGAAAACCGCCACCGGCGGATATGACGGAAAAGGGCAGTGGCGTTTGGCATCCCGGGAAGATTTGGACCGGCTTCCGGACGATTTGTTCGCGGAAGGGCGGGAGTTCGTCCTCGAAGGCTTCGTGCCGTTTGTCAAAGAGTTGTCCGTGGTGGTGGCCCGCGGCATCCGCGGAGAGACGGCGGCCTTTCCGCCGGCCGTCAATCTGCACAGAAACGGCATCTTGCACATGTCCGCCGTGCCCGCTCCGTTGCCCGAACACGTTCTGCGGGAAGCGGTACGGCTCTCCGAAGAGGCGGCGAAGAAGTTGAATGTGATCGGACTGCTCGCCGTGGAGATGTTCTGCCTCGCCGACGGAAGCCTCCTGGTGAACGAACTGGCTCCCCGTCCGCACAATTCCGGGCATTACACCTTTGACGCCTGCGAAACTTCCCAATTCGAGCAATTCCTGCGCGCGGTGACCGGACTTCCGCTGGGGTCCCCACGGCTGAACGGTGCGGCCGTGATGGTGAATGTGTTGGGAGATCATGCGGAGGCGTTCTTCCGGGGGTTCGCGAATCTCCCGGGCCGTGTCAAGCCGCACTGGTACGGAAAGCGGGAAGCCAAAGCGGGGCGCAAAATGGGACATGTGACGGTATTGGCCGACTCGGTCGAAGAAGCGCTGGCCTGGGTGGATGATGCCGGAATCTGGCCGGTTTTGACAGAGGCCGAAAAACGGGTTATGTATGAAAAGGCATTGTCCACTTTGACAGAAACGGGGAGATGA
- a CDS encoding suppressor of fused domain protein: MTRLFSLSGAPIVVHEEKKAEKLAIGRPGTSQLISGHIQEQIGPITSVYHEKESRFVHVDVHVVEPAADRPFYTLVTSGMSDLPMNVPDRLKEFRYAELMLCLPPDWKLGGRHLRDERYNWPIRWLRRLARLPHEFNTFLVPGHTVSDGEPPRPFAEGTDLCAMFVWFPVMMKNAASLFRLRVNQEKTIHFFSVIPLYKEELNDKLRNGFDALVSRFEEYGLHELVVPGRKNVCMPLP; encoded by the coding sequence ATGACCCGCCTGTTTTCGCTTTCAGGAGCGCCCATTGTTGTCCATGAAGAGAAGAAAGCGGAAAAGCTTGCGATCGGTCGCCCGGGTACAAGTCAGTTGATTTCGGGACATATCCAAGAGCAAATCGGTCCCATCACCTCGGTGTATCATGAAAAGGAATCCCGTTTCGTCCATGTGGATGTCCATGTCGTCGAGCCTGCCGCTGACCGGCCGTTTTATACGCTGGTGACCAGCGGAATGAGTGATCTTCCCATGAATGTGCCGGACAGGCTGAAGGAGTTTCGGTATGCGGAGTTGATGTTGTGTTTGCCTCCCGATTGGAAGCTGGGGGGCCGGCACTTGAGGGATGAACGATACAACTGGCCGATCCGCTGGCTTCGACGGTTGGCTCGACTCCCGCATGAATTCAACACGTTTCTTGTACCCGGACATACGGTGAGTGACGGGGAACCGCCACGGCCATTTGCCGAAGGAACGGATTTGTGCGCCATGTTTGTGTGGTTCCCCGTGATGATGAAAAATGCTGCTTCGCTTTTTCGCCTGAGAGTGAATCAGGAGAAAACCATCCACTTCTTCAGTGTCATTCCTCTGTACAAAGAAGAACTGAATGACAAACTGAGAAACGGATTTGATGCGTTGGTGAGTCGATTTGAAGAATACGGCCTGCACGAATTGGTGGTTCCCGGCCGCAAAAATGTCTGCATGCCCCTGCCGTGA
- the purB gene encoding adenylosuccinate lyase: MIERYTRPEMGAIWTEENKFRAWLEVEILACEAWVELGVIPAEDVALIRKNARIHIDRIHEIERDTRHDVVAFTRAVAETLGPESKWVHYGLTSTDVVDTALSYLLKQANEILLRDLDALIEAIREKAQEHKYTVMMGRTHGVHAEPTTFGLKMALWLEEMKRNRERFVRAAEAVRYGKISGAVGTYANIDPFVEQYVCEKLGLKPAPISTQTLQRDRHAEYMGTLALIATSLEKFATEIRGLQKSETREVEEPFGKGQKGSSAMPHKRNPVGCENISGLARLMRGYMVSAYENVSLWHERDISHSSVERVILADGTILLNYLLNRFTGIIRGLTVFPENMKRNMERTFGLIYSQRVLLSLIDKGLKREEAYDRVQRLAMQAWEEQRPFKPLVEADEVITATLTREEIDDCFDYRHHLKHVDTIFRRLGLE; encoded by the coding sequence ATGATCGAACGTTATACCCGGCCCGAAATGGGGGCCATCTGGACGGAAGAAAACAAGTTCAGGGCCTGGCTGGAAGTGGAGATTCTGGCCTGTGAAGCCTGGGTAGAGCTCGGGGTGATTCCCGCGGAAGACGTGGCGTTGATCCGGAAAAACGCCCGCATTCACATCGACCGGATTCACGAGATCGAACGGGATACCCGCCACGATGTGGTGGCGTTCACGCGGGCCGTGGCCGAAACGCTGGGGCCCGAGTCCAAATGGGTGCACTACGGCCTCACTTCCACCGACGTGGTGGACACCGCTCTTTCGTATCTGCTGAAACAGGCCAACGAGATCCTGCTCCGGGATCTGGATGCGCTGATCGAGGCGATTCGCGAAAAGGCGCAGGAACACAAATATACGGTGATGATGGGGCGGACGCACGGCGTCCATGCCGAGCCGACCACGTTCGGACTGAAGATGGCGCTGTGGCTGGAAGAAATGAAGAGAAACCGTGAACGGTTCGTCCGGGCCGCCGAAGCGGTCCGCTACGGCAAAATCTCCGGGGCGGTCGGCACGTATGCCAACATCGACCCGTTCGTGGAGCAATATGTGTGCGAAAAGCTGGGTCTCAAGCCGGCACCGATTTCCACGCAAACGCTGCAACGCGACCGGCATGCCGAATACATGGGAACGCTCGCCCTGATCGCCACCTCGTTGGAAAAATTCGCGACGGAGATCCGGGGGCTTCAAAAAAGCGAGACCCGGGAAGTGGAAGAGCCGTTCGGCAAAGGGCAAAAAGGCTCCTCGGCCATGCCTCACAAACGCAATCCGGTCGGCTGCGAAAACATCAGCGGCTTGGCCCGGCTGATGCGCGGTTACATGGTGTCAGCGTATGAAAACGTTTCGCTGTGGCATGAGAGGGACATTTCCCATTCCTCAGTGGAACGGGTGATTTTGGCGGACGGCACCATTTTGCTCAACTATCTCTTGAATCGCTTCACCGGCATCATCCGCGGCTTGACGGTGTTCCCGGAAAACATGAAGCGCAACATGGAGCGCACCTTCGGGCTGATCTATTCCCAGCGCGTGCTGCTCAGCCTGATCGACAAGGGACTCAAGCGGGAAGAGGCGTATGACCGCGTGCAGCGGTTGGCCATGCAAGCTTGGGAAGAGCAGCGCCCGTTCAAACCGCTGGTCGAAGCGGACGAAGTGATCACCGCCACGCTGACCCGTGAAGAAATCGATGATTGCTTCGATTACCGTCATCATCTGAAACACGTCGACACGATTTTCCGGCGCCTGGGGCTGGAGTGA
- the purE gene encoding 5-(carboxyamino)imidazole ribonucleotide mutase, producing the protein MGSTSDWPTMKKACEVLEELGIPHEAKVVSAHRTPDEMFRYAEEAENRGIRVIIAGAGGAAHLPGMVAAKTVLPVIGVPIKTSTLNGLDSLLSIVQMPGGVPVATVAIGDAGAVNAGLLAAEMLGAFDPEIRERLKVRREAIRRRVREESELK; encoded by the coding sequence ATGGGCAGTACGTCGGATTGGCCGACGATGAAAAAAGCCTGCGAGGTTCTCGAAGAACTGGGAATTCCTCACGAGGCCAAGGTGGTGTCGGCTCACCGCACTCCGGATGAGATGTTCCGGTACGCGGAAGAAGCGGAAAACCGCGGAATTCGCGTCATCATCGCCGGTGCTGGGGGAGCGGCCCACTTGCCCGGAATGGTGGCTGCCAAAACGGTGTTGCCGGTGATCGGGGTACCGATCAAGACATCCACGTTGAACGGCCTGGATTCACTCCTGTCCATCGTGCAGATGCCGGGGGGAGTTCCGGTGGCCACCGTGGCCATCGGTGATGCGGGAGCCGTCAACGCCGGCTTGCTGGCGGCGGAAATGCTCGGGGCGTTTGATCCGGAGATTCGGGAGCGGCTCAAAGTCCGGAGAGAAGCGATCCGCCGCCGGGTACGGGAAGAAAGTGAGCTGAAATGA